In Rubrivirga marina, the following are encoded in one genomic region:
- a CDS encoding polysaccharide biosynthesis tyrosine autokinase yields the protein MSITPTSSSRDPLLYAPAPGGGLRSGLQSLSRLLRRHWLIVAGSIALALAIAGAYLYFTPDMYRAESVLLSEESDPNDPDDALSLGFVPGPTEEGPDEQLLMLRESSALAQEVAAQLLGGSGTAAGPAGAESPEALARQLRATVEFTAYEPNAIGIAATSTDPREAARIADVYAEVAIAHARNESKRRLAESRAFAEERLASAEADLRDAEGALAGFMSREGTAGLDAEAAAVVNDGARLASSVREAAAALQARRASVRATETELGRIRPGLARRVASGVDREIEAAQTQIATLETRLEQFYQNTPEARSDPSDPRARPLRDEIAQWRQRVDDLSAQYVQETLAAGGSNAGDASSGISYATELERRLIDDRIAITGLEAQIAAQRGQLGSYAARRQSIPRQSVAVGQLERKRASAEQLYLYLANTLQEITIAENSEIGSLQLLRRATTPDAPLNRGPVQVLGLAALLGLLLGFGTALARSRIDARVHTPEDIEALGMPLLGVIPKVEDHAAAAEGGPMGNVVAVLDAQSAAAEAYRHLYSRIQFSRPDRVVEVVLVTSPEVGAGKSTTALNLAATMARANRRTLVIDADLRRPSVGRYLGVDGGPSLQSLIDRDGSLEDAEALVEGAFTPVWNLYALATSTPVEVPMELLTSERLRELLGAFRSRFDTIVIDTPPMMVASDAALLASQSDACLLVVSSGQTDTEALAQSRRELEDAGGHVIGVVLNQFDPAEARYKSTYGYRERHYASYHDLRVN from the coding sequence ATGTCCATCACGCCTACCTCCTCGTCCCGCGACCCGCTCCTCTACGCCCCGGCGCCCGGTGGCGGGCTCCGGTCCGGCCTCCAGTCCCTGTCGAGGCTGCTCCGCCGCCATTGGCTGATCGTGGCCGGAAGCATCGCGCTCGCCCTCGCGATCGCCGGGGCGTACCTCTATTTCACGCCCGACATGTACCGCGCCGAGAGCGTGCTGTTGTCGGAAGAGTCCGACCCCAACGACCCCGACGACGCGCTCTCCCTCGGGTTCGTCCCCGGGCCGACGGAGGAGGGGCCGGACGAGCAGCTCCTGATGCTCCGGGAATCCTCTGCGCTGGCACAGGAGGTGGCCGCGCAGCTCCTCGGTGGGTCCGGCACGGCGGCCGGGCCCGCCGGGGCAGAGTCGCCCGAGGCCCTGGCGCGGCAGCTCCGCGCGACGGTCGAGTTCACGGCGTACGAGCCGAACGCCATCGGGATCGCGGCCACGAGCACCGACCCGCGCGAGGCGGCCCGGATCGCCGACGTCTACGCCGAGGTCGCCATCGCGCACGCCCGCAACGAGAGCAAGCGCCGCCTGGCCGAATCCCGCGCGTTCGCTGAGGAGCGGCTGGCGTCGGCCGAGGCCGACCTCCGCGACGCCGAGGGGGCCCTGGCGGGCTTCATGAGCCGAGAGGGCACGGCGGGGCTCGACGCCGAGGCGGCCGCCGTCGTCAATGACGGCGCGCGGCTGGCGTCGTCGGTGCGCGAGGCGGCGGCCGCGCTCCAGGCGCGCCGGGCCTCCGTGCGGGCGACCGAGACGGAGCTCGGGCGGATCCGGCCCGGGCTCGCGCGGCGCGTCGCCTCGGGCGTCGACCGCGAGATCGAGGCGGCCCAGACCCAGATCGCCACGCTTGAGACCCGCCTTGAGCAGTTCTACCAGAACACCCCCGAGGCGCGGTCCGACCCCAGCGACCCCCGGGCGCGGCCGCTCCGCGACGAGATCGCCCAGTGGCGGCAGCGCGTCGACGACCTCTCCGCCCAGTACGTCCAAGAGACCCTCGCCGCAGGCGGGTCGAACGCGGGCGACGCCAGCTCCGGGATCAGCTACGCGACGGAACTCGAGCGCCGGCTCATCGACGACCGGATCGCGATCACGGGGCTCGAGGCGCAGATCGCGGCGCAGCGGGGCCAGCTCGGCTCGTACGCCGCTCGCCGCCAGTCCATCCCGCGCCAGTCCGTGGCCGTGGGCCAGCTCGAGCGGAAGCGGGCCTCGGCCGAGCAGCTTTACCTATACCTCGCGAACACGCTCCAGGAGATCACGATCGCGGAGAACTCCGAGATCGGGTCGCTCCAGCTGCTCCGCCGCGCGACCACGCCCGACGCGCCCCTGAACCGGGGCCCGGTCCAGGTGCTCGGGCTGGCGGCCCTGCTCGGGCTCCTGCTCGGGTTCGGCACGGCTCTCGCCCGCTCCCGCATCGACGCCCGGGTCCACACGCCAGAGGACATCGAGGCGCTGGGAATGCCGCTGCTTGGGGTGATCCCGAAAGTGGAGGACCACGCCGCCGCCGCCGAAGGCGGGCCGATGGGCAACGTCGTCGCCGTGCTCGACGCGCAGTCGGCGGCGGCCGAGGCGTACCGGCACCTCTACTCGCGGATCCAGTTCAGCCGCCCCGACCGCGTCGTGGAAGTCGTCCTCGTGACGAGCCCCGAGGTGGGGGCCGGCAAGAGCACGACGGCGCTCAACCTCGCCGCGACGATGGCCCGCGCGAACCGGCGCACGCTCGTGATCGACGCCGACCTCCGGCGCCCGTCCGTGGGCCGCTACCTGGGCGTCGACGGAGGGCCGAGCCTCCAGAGCCTGATCGACCGAGACGGGTCGCTCGAGGACGCGGAGGCCCTCGTCGAGGGCGCGTTCACGCCCGTCTGGAACCTCTACGCGCTCGCCACCAGCACGCCCGTGGAGGTCCCGATGGAGCTCCTGACGTCGGAGCGGCTCCGCGAACTCCTCGGCGCCTTCCGGTCTCGGTTCGACACGATCGTGATCGACACGCCACCCATGATGGTCGCCTCCGACGCGGCCCTCCTCGCCTCGCAGAGCGACGCCTGCCTGCTCGTCGTGTCCTCGGGCCAGACGGACACCGAGGCGCTCGCCCAGTCGCGCCGCGAGCTCGAGGACGCGGGCGGGCACGTCATCGGCGTCGTCCTCAACCAATTCGACCCGGCCGAGGCTCGCTACAAGAGCACCTACGGCTACCGGGAACGGCACTACGCCTCCTACCACGACCTCCGAGTCAACTGA
- a CDS encoding sulfotransferase family protein codes for MPTSTPPPRPTLGARDRLPPPIRSALSAGKRAAWFSIGRMTPVPTRPVLVLGNQKAGTTAVAALLAQYAGLSATLDFRYLTSSWLKGVHDGSIPFQAFLRRHALDFSRGLVKEPNLSLLYPHLVRAFPEAEVVLIVRDPRDNIRSVLNRLGLPGDAPPPEGWADRVNPLWRLVVDGAWLGLEGGTHVEALASRWSAIADVALDHADRVRLIRYEDFMADKEGAVADLAARCGLEQKADIADRLNVAFQPRGDRAVSWTSFFGDDALRRLDTRCGDRLAAFGYPSSIEAGPPADPAPSPPLR; via the coding sequence ATGCCCACCTCCACGCCGCCCCCGAGGCCGACCCTCGGGGCCCGCGACCGCCTTCCGCCCCCCATCCGCTCGGCCCTCTCGGCCGGGAAGCGGGCGGCGTGGTTCTCGATCGGCCGGATGACCCCGGTGCCGACGCGGCCGGTCCTCGTGCTCGGCAACCAGAAGGCCGGGACGACGGCGGTCGCCGCGCTCCTCGCGCAGTACGCCGGGCTCTCGGCCACGCTCGACTTCCGCTACCTCACGTCGAGCTGGCTGAAGGGCGTCCACGACGGGAGCATCCCCTTCCAAGCGTTCCTCCGGCGTCACGCCCTCGACTTCTCGCGGGGCCTGGTGAAGGAGCCGAACCTGTCGCTGCTCTACCCCCACCTCGTCCGGGCCTTCCCCGAGGCCGAGGTGGTCCTGATCGTCCGCGACCCCCGCGACAACATCCGGAGCGTGCTGAACCGGCTGGGCCTCCCGGGCGACGCGCCGCCGCCGGAGGGCTGGGCCGACCGCGTCAACCCACTGTGGCGTCTCGTCGTCGACGGGGCGTGGCTCGGGCTCGAGGGCGGGACGCACGTCGAGGCCCTCGCCAGCCGCTGGAGCGCGATCGCCGACGTGGCCCTCGACCACGCCGACCGCGTCCGCCTCATCCGTTACGAGGACTTCATGGCCGACAAGGAGGGCGCCGTGGCCGACCTCGCCGCCCGGTGCGGGCTCGAACAGAAGGCCGACATCGCCGACCGGCTCAACGTCGCGTTCCAGCCGCGCGGCGACCGAGCCGTCTCGTGGACGTCGTTCTTCGGCGACGACGCGCTCCGGCGCCTCGACACTCGCTGCGGGGACCGCCTCGCCGCGTTCGGCTACCCCTCCAGCATCGAGGCCGGTCCCCCGGCCGATCCCGCCCCCTCGCCCCCCCTCCGATGA
- a CDS encoding lipopolysaccharide biosynthesis protein, whose product MSLRQQAVSGVLWSALEKWGGKLFSLLVFLLLARLLSPEDFGLVALAGVFVTFAQVVVAQGLAEAIIQRDELERGHLETAFWINVATGLAATALTLLLAKPIAAGLGTPALEPILRALSPLFLLNSLNAVQTALMRRDLAFRSLAARTIGANIAGGVVGIGMAVAGYGVWSLVGQQLAAKAAEVALLWSMSQWRPGLGPSGRHARDLFGFSVHTVGISLLTFLSRHSDDLLIGYVLGPVALGYYTVAYRVLSTLLDVLTGVTRQVAFPVFSRLQQEPERLLRAFYSATRYTAFASFPTFFALAALAPEVIPVFFGPQWGPSVPVMMWLAVAGVLSSVTFFNGSVLVAVGKPSWSLFAMALSVVAAVVGFAVAVQWGIVAVAAAVAVRAYVFSPVSLWLIGRVLPLSGRAYVRQFVPAAAGSLGLVAAVVALRLARPPLPDVAFLALAGVLGSAVYLGTVQLLAPTARTEALGLLRSIRGPREAVTPDPQT is encoded by the coding sequence ATGAGCCTCCGCCAGCAGGCCGTTTCCGGGGTGCTCTGGTCGGCGCTGGAGAAGTGGGGTGGCAAGCTGTTCTCCCTCCTCGTCTTCCTCCTCCTGGCGCGGCTCCTGTCGCCGGAGGACTTCGGGCTCGTCGCGCTCGCGGGCGTGTTCGTCACGTTCGCCCAGGTGGTGGTGGCGCAGGGGCTCGCCGAGGCCATCATCCAGCGTGACGAGCTGGAGCGGGGCCACCTCGAGACGGCGTTCTGGATCAACGTGGCGACGGGGCTCGCGGCGACGGCGCTCACGCTCCTGCTCGCGAAGCCGATCGCCGCGGGCCTCGGCACGCCGGCGCTCGAGCCGATCCTCCGCGCGCTCTCGCCGCTGTTCTTACTGAACTCGCTCAACGCGGTCCAGACGGCACTGATGCGGCGGGACCTCGCCTTCCGGTCGCTGGCCGCGCGGACGATCGGGGCGAACATTGCTGGGGGCGTCGTCGGGATCGGGATGGCCGTCGCCGGGTACGGCGTCTGGAGCCTCGTCGGCCAGCAGCTCGCCGCCAAGGCGGCTGAGGTGGCCCTGCTGTGGTCGATGAGCCAGTGGCGCCCCGGCCTCGGACCGTCGGGCCGCCACGCCCGCGACCTCTTCGGGTTCTCCGTCCACACCGTCGGGATCAGCCTGTTGACGTTCCTGAGCCGGCACTCGGACGACCTCCTGATCGGCTACGTCCTCGGGCCGGTCGCGCTCGGGTATTACACGGTGGCGTACCGCGTGCTCTCGACGCTTCTCGACGTGCTCACCGGGGTGACGCGGCAGGTCGCGTTCCCCGTCTTCTCTCGGCTCCAGCAGGAGCCCGAGCGCCTCCTCCGCGCGTTCTACAGCGCGACGCGCTACACCGCGTTCGCCTCGTTCCCGACCTTCTTCGCCCTCGCGGCGCTAGCGCCGGAGGTGATCCCGGTCTTCTTCGGGCCGCAGTGGGGGCCGAGCGTGCCCGTGATGATGTGGCTGGCCGTGGCCGGGGTCCTCTCGTCGGTCACGTTCTTCAACGGGAGCGTGCTGGTGGCCGTCGGGAAGCCGTCGTGGAGCCTGTTCGCGATGGCCCTGAGCGTTGTGGCGGCCGTGGTCGGGTTCGCCGTCGCCGTGCAGTGGGGGATCGTGGCGGTCGCCGCGGCCGTCGCCGTCCGGGCCTACGTGTTCTCGCCGGTGAGCCTGTGGCTGATCGGGCGGGTCCTCCCACTGAGCGGCAGGGCCTACGTCCGTCAGTTCGTCCCGGCCGCAGCTGGGTCCCTGGGGCTCGTCGCCGCCGTCGTGGCCCTCCGGCTGGCGCGACCGCCTCTTCCGGACGTGGCCTTCCTGGCGCTGGCGGGCGTGCTCGGCAGCGCCGTCTACCTCGGCACCGTCCAGCTCCTGGCGCCGACGGCACGGACGGAGGCCCTCGGGTTGCTCCGGTCGATCCGTGGGCCCCGGGAGGCCGTCACGCCCGACCCCCAGACCTGA
- a CDS encoding SLBB domain-containing protein — MRVLLLPHSRLLLTVVLSTLALAPGAGAQSVIGRAESMASNAEAYYYVRPGTASVRVQVLGAVRSPGLYEVSEGTGLGPLLALAGGPALGTTPSGTRAETAVKLYRSGAAGQELAFQAPLEQLVGSVSTPPVLDGDVLLIEVASGRIESADTNASSFYYVRPGTASVRVQVLGAVRSPGLYEVSEGTGLGPLLALAGGPTLGTMPADTRTVVTIRLHRPRGGSTELVYEGSFEPTAGVVLPTLQDGDVVVTEARSRRTISWRDAIQVISAVGVVALAIDRLSGTGN; from the coding sequence GTGCGCGTCCTTCTTCTTCCCCACTCGCGCCTTCTCCTCACCGTCGTCCTCTCCACCCTGGCCCTCGCGCCCGGTGCGGGGGCGCAGTCCGTGATCGGCCGGGCTGAGTCGATGGCGTCGAACGCCGAGGCATACTACTACGTCCGCCCGGGGACGGCGTCGGTCCGGGTCCAGGTCCTCGGGGCCGTCCGGTCGCCGGGGCTCTACGAGGTCAGCGAGGGGACCGGCCTCGGCCCGCTCCTCGCCCTCGCCGGCGGGCCCGCCCTCGGCACGACGCCGTCCGGGACGCGCGCCGAGACGGCGGTCAAGCTCTACCGGTCGGGCGCGGCGGGCCAGGAGCTCGCGTTCCAGGCCCCGCTCGAACAGCTCGTCGGGAGCGTCTCGACGCCCCCGGTCCTCGACGGCGACGTCCTCCTCATCGAGGTCGCGAGCGGTCGGATCGAGAGCGCCGACACGAACGCGAGCTCCTTCTACTACGTCCGCCCGGGGACGGCGTCGGTCCGGGTCCAGGTCCTCGGGGCCGTCCGGTCGCCGGGGCTCTACGAGGTCAGCGAGGGGACCGGCCTCGGCCCGCTCCTCGCCCTCGCCGGCGGGCCCACCCTCGGCACGATGCCCGCCGACACCCGGACGGTGGTGACGATCCGGCTGCACCGCCCGCGCGGTGGGAGCACGGAGCTCGTCTATGAGGGCTCGTTCGAGCCGACGGCGGGCGTCGTCCTCCCGACGCTCCAAGACGGCGACGTCGTGGTGACCGAGGCCCGGTCGCGGCGGACCATCAGCTGGCGCGACGCCATCCAGGTCATCAGCGCGGTCGGCGTTGTGGCTCTCGCCATCGACCGGCTCTCCGGGACCGGCAACTAG